The DNA window AAGAGTTCCGTCGCGGCGTCCAGAATGGTGCGGCGCAGGTCGAGCTTCTGCTGCGCCCGCCGCTCGGCGCTGGCCCGGCGCAAGCGCTGCTGGCGGGTACCCTCCGCCGACGTCTCGACCTTCGCCTTGCTCATAGGCATATTGTCACTTAACGCCGTTAAGTGAGTCAAGGGGAATTGCTGGTCGAATTCGGGGCTCAGTGCGAGTCGAGGGGCTTTTTCGCGTCGAGGATCAGGGAGACGAAGCCCAGACGACCCTCGCGGTTGCGGTGGTCGAGGAGCAGGGAGCGGTAGACCGGACCCGTCGCCACGTCCCACCCGTGGTAGTGAAATCTGCCGCTGTCGTCACAGTATTCGAGGAGTTCGACCTCGAAGCCCGCGCTTCTGAACACGTCCGCAAACCGGCGGTGGTCGTAGACGATCTTGTGATCGGCCGCCGGGTGATCCGCCGGGCCGGGGCCGCCCACCCGCACGGTGCGCTGGTACTCTGGGTTGGGAAAGTTGGCGTCAGGGACGGCGCAGCGCAGGAAGCCCCCGGGCTTCAGGAATTCGAAGCACAGGCGGGCGGCGGCGCGGCCCTCCTCCTCGGTCAGGTGTTCCCAGACGTGCTCGCACAGCAGGGCGTCGGCGCGGCGCTCGCCGAACCAGGCCACCCAGGTCTCTCGGTCCAAGAGGTCGAGGGCCTCGCGCCCGGTGGGAATCCAGCCCTCCCAGCGCTGCTCCCCCGCGCCGATGATGACGCGCAACTGCTCGGCGGTCATAGCCCGGCCCTCACAGCATCCGGAAGGCCACGAACGCCATCCCGATGCCGATCAGGGTGCCCACCAGCACCTCCAGGTAGGTGTGGCCCAGCAGCACCCGGAGGGGCAATGGCGCGAAGCCCTCCCGGACGACGGCGCGCAGCTCCTCGACGAGTTCGTTCAGGAGCCGGGCCTGCATCCCGCTGGAGTGGCGCACGCCCGTCGCGTCGTACATTACGATGAGGGCGAAGACGGCGCTGGCGGCGAAGAGGGGGCTGCCCAGGCCGAACTCCAGGGCCACGCCGGTGCTCAGGGCGGCCACCATCGCCGAGTGGCTGCTGGGCATGCCGCCCGTCTCCATGAAGGCGGCGGGGCGCCAGCGGCGTTCGAGGAGCAGGATCAGCAGGACTTTGAGCACCTGGGCGCCGGTCGAGGCAAGGATGGCCGTCCACAACCAGCGGTTCCCGAGCAGGTCTTCGAGGGGGGTCGTCACGCTGGCGGGGAGTCTAGCGCGCGGCGCGGCGGCCCGACTGCATCTCGGCGGCGGCCACCGTGTTGGCGAGAAGCTGCGCGATGGTCATGGGACCGACGCCGCCCGGCACGGGCGTGAGGGCGCCCGCGACCTCTGCCACGTCCGGGCGGACATCTCCCGTCAGGTGCGCCTTGCCGTTCTCACCGGACACGCGGTTGATCCCCACATCGATCACGGTCGCGCCGGGTTTCACCATGTCGGGCGTGATGAGGTGCGCCCGGCCCACCGCAACGAGCAGGAGGTCAGCCTCCCGCGTCACGGCGCCCAGGTCGCGCGTCCGGCTGTGGGCCATGGTCACCGTCGCGTCGCGCTCCAGCAGCAGCGCCGCCAGCGGGCGCCCCACGATGTGGCTGCGGCCCACGACGACGGCGCGCTGCCCGGCGACAGGGAGGCCGTAATAGTCCAGCAGGTACAGGATTCCGGCGGGCGTGCAGGGCCTCAGGGCGGGGCGCCCGGCCCACAGCTCTCCCACATTCAGGGGGTGGAAGCCGTCCACGTCCTTGCGCGGGTCGATGGCGTGCAGCACCGCCTGCTCGCTGACATGGGCGGGGAGGGGAAGCTGGACCAGGATGC is part of the Deinococcus apachensis DSM 19763 genome and encodes:
- a CDS encoding class I SAM-dependent methyltransferase, yielding MTAEQLRVIIGAGEQRWEGWIPTGREALDLLDRETWVAWFGERRADALLCEHVWEHLTEEEGRAAARLCFEFLKPGGFLRCAVPDANFPNPEYQRTVRVGGPGPADHPAADHKIVYDHRRFADVFRSAGFEVELLEYCDDSGRFHYHGWDVATGPVYRSLLLDHRNREGRLGFVSLILDAKKPLDSH
- a CDS encoding divergent PAP2 family protein; translation: MTTPLEDLLGNRWLWTAILASTGAQVLKVLLILLLERRWRPAAFMETGGMPSSHSAMVAALSTGVALEFGLGSPLFAASAVFALIVMYDATGVRHSSGMQARLLNELVEELRAVVREGFAPLPLRVLLGHTYLEVLVGTLIGIGMAFVAFRML
- the folD gene encoding bifunctional methylenetetrahydrofolate dehydrogenase/methenyltetrahydrofolate cyclohydrolase FolD; translated protein: MTARPLPGAPAAEALLAETATRAARLPTPPHLAMVRLGEDPASVSYVRGKDRKAREVGLSSTVHALPETTTQEELLDLIARLNADDAVNGILVQLPLPAHVSEQAVLHAIDPRKDVDGFHPLNVGELWAGRPALRPCTPAGILYLLDYYGLPVAGQRAVVVGRSHIVGRPLAALLLERDATVTMAHSRTRDLGAVTREADLLLVAVGRAHLITPDMVKPGATVIDVGINRVSGENGKAHLTGDVRPDVAEVAGALTPVPGGVGPMTIAQLLANTVAAAEMQSGRRAAR